The DNA segment CTGTAAAAAGAAACAGAATGAGCACTCATCTACAATTGGCGGCGGCGCGTACGCGCGGTTCGTGTTCGTGAGACGGGTCGGTGCATGCGGCGACCTAGCGTGAAAAACGATTCTATGTGGTGTGGTATTGGTACAGTTGTGTCACATGGCCCTTTTCCAATGATAATATTTTGCGATCTAAATCCCCTCACACTCTAAAAACAATCTTCTTGACTTTTCCTAACACATCGCGCAACTTTCTTTTTGAAATCCGAATATCGCTCTCTCCATTCTTTCTGTGGATGCAAACAATGGTAAAATATAAGATTAACATGTAGTACATAATTGACAATGCAATGTAATAATGTTATGTATGagacttaatattattattgaagcaATATCTAATCTTGCAAATAATTTAGTGAAATATAAACAGAATAATGAAGACTGGGAGCATACAAGGCATTCATTATTCACTTAAAAACACCTAAAAGTCACCATTGGAAAAAAACAGCTTAAATTTCTTACAATGATCCTATAATCTTCACCAGCAAACacaatgttgttatttattaaattgcaaGAAAAACTGACCACCACCATAACAACTGAAATACATAAGCTACATAAAAGGTTACAAAAATCAATCACACATTGCTAAATCTACACATCATTTAAGAATAGTAAGCTACTTAGTTTAGTACTAATATCAATTAACagataaacaatttaaaactaaggTTCTCAATTAATTACATCATAATTTGACTATGTTACACATATATATTGGGATAACTTCATAAACAGactctaaataatataatattaaaatcatactTTTCCTGAGAAATAATAACACATGGGATATATCCTAAAACCTACAAtgattaattgaaataaatgactgATAATGAGTAACTGACCACTTCATTCTGACAGGCAATGGAATTATTCACAGTCTTTGGATGTGaaacctttaaaatttattgaatcaAAGTAATGTGtcatttgcaaaaaatataatttcaacaaCTTACCGCAGCATCAACATTAGCAGGGCTTTCATCATTTGGGTCTGCGAGCATCGAAATAACACTTATAAGAATGGTCTCCACTGTATGTACTGGCAGCCACCTTTCTGATGCCTTCTCATAGCCCCACTTGTCATCTCCGGGTTCATGCAATATTGATATGCAAACATCTCCATTCTTTTcaactgaaagaaaaaaactctTTTCAGGCAGGGCAATCATCAATCACTTTCTATCTCCATATTCAATCATATTCTGTTTTGCtaaaatatttgcatgaaaTGTAAATGGACCAGTTGGTGGGTTAGTGATCTATATTGATTGTtaatttctacaaaattattacatacaatgttataaatttaacaacAGTATTAGCACAATTATAGAAAGAGTGCAGACAATATCATGTATGTTTTCATAATAACACTGTTTCTGTTGCATGCATGGTATTTTTCTTCCTTTGTTCTCTAAATAAACCAAAAGGCACAGCCAAAGATGGTTGAACTCAACAATAGAAAAATGAGATCACTCACTCAATCATGTTACTTAAGCAGAATTTTACACCTTTCATAAGAATAACAAACTTAAACGCAGTTACAATTATCTATAATGACAGTAACATCAAATCTTACTCACTATTTGGATGCCATATTTCCGTGACAAATTTCATCCGTGGTGGCCTCAGAGGATATTCCTTTGGAAAGTGTAAATGTGCCTTGAAGAATCCACCCTCactgaaaattacaattttaaatttgttagtaataaattatgttgagtcattaatataaataaatgtctaaaataCTACACAACTACACGTCTTAGTCTTTCTGAGATAACTTCCTGCTGAGTCTCAGAATATCAGAGTATACAagcaacataattaaaaatataccagaATTGCCTACTTTTTATTCACTCGACCATGAGCTCAGAATTTACTTgagtaatttgaaaatatttggcTAAGTGAAGAATGCTGCCTCATTAAGATAAAACGTACAAGTGATAAATACTTGTGGGAATGTGAGTATACAGTACTTACTATAATGTGTCTGGAGGACCGATGAT comes from the Trichoplusia ni isolate ovarian cell line Hi5 chromosome 18 unlocalized genomic scaffold, tn1 tig00003586_group17, whole genome shotgun sequence genome and includes:
- the LOC113506541 gene encoding ubiquitin-conjugating enzyme E2 G1-like, which codes for MKFVTEIWHPNIEKNGDVCISILHEPGDDKWGYEKASERWLPVHTVETILISVISMLADPNDESPANVDAAKEWRESYSEFKRKVAQCVRKSQEDCS